The window TCGAAACCACGCATATAAATACATATCTCGTTGTGGATAAATCTAAACAGTTCAATTCTAAGGTACAGTTCGTAATTTATATGGCTTTCGataatcttctttttttccgTATTAGCGATTAGGGTTTCGTTTTCGCAAATCCTTTTTCATGTTTTCACATAGGAGGGCACTTGTTTCTTGTTACTCGTATGCTGTAGATTATGTTTGTTTCTTTTGCCCCAATTTAAGTTCAAAATTGTGCTGGGAGGAAGAATCGAAAGGAgggatttggatttgttgcACCCTACTCATCATGTTATTGAGAACGTAGATTGAACGACGCCGCTCTATCTAGGGTTTCTGCAATTCGATTTTCTGCGGTTTGATtttgtgattatatttttttctagggttcttatttatttttttattttcaaaggGAAGGTTTTTATTCTATGTTCATGTATGGtcagttaattttttttgtctaaatTTTATGAGTTTACAGATGATTGACAGTGTATTATGCCCTTCTCTGAAATCGTGTATGAATTCGAAGAATTCTGAAATTGATAGAAATATATGATTATGATATGGTTTTGAATTTCATGATATGGCTTTGAGAAAATTGATTCGGAAATTACTTGTATTCGGATTCTTTTGCAGTTTATGATTTATGCATTCGCTTCACTGAATGAGTTTATGgatgtttttatttgataatattgGCTCTAGGTAGTAAGCTATTGTGTCCAGCTTGTTGAATGGAATTCAGTTAAACTTTTTGGAAAACTCTAACTACTTATCCGAATTAGCATGTTTTTCACATTGCTAtctatcctttttttttttaatcccaatGACTTTCGAAACTCTGTAGTTATTTAGGAACGTTATCGAAAACTGTTTTTTCTGCCCAATATTTTCTCAAGAGTCTGAAATTTGTTTCTctaaacatgtttttctaGTGGAATTGAATGGTAATTCAGCATAATTTTACCCTGCTTATGCACAAGTTGTAGCAgagtgaagaaaaagaaacttACAGCTTGGATGACAAATTTAAATGCCTCTTTATATTTCGGATCTAAGAGGCACTTTCTGCTATAGCCTACTGCATGATCCAGTTATAGACAACTGAATGTATGCAGTGGTATCATGATTTGCAGTATTTATTAAAGGAATGCTGTTGGAATGCCCTTGTATAGTGGAGACTTATATTATATTGCGCACACACTAAACTATTGGAATGATTGTTAGTCAATCATAGCATTGATATGTTGATGGACTTATTATGTTGTATAGCTGCCATGTATGTCTAATTGGTCTAGCAACTGAACCATATTCTCGTGAAGTTTATTCCTCGAGCAGAAGTTTAACATATGGTTATAATTCTATCTTGGATGCAGTTCATACAATCAACTGAATTCATACAATCAACTGAGTTATGGGTAAGAGGAAGTCTAGTGCGAAGCCACCCCCAAGGAAGAGGATGGACAAACTCGACACTGTCTTCAGCTGTCCCTTCTGTAACCATGGCACCAGTGTGGAATGTCGCATGTGAGCATTTTCTCTTTCAAGTTCTTCTATTGTCATGTTATGTCATTATAAgaaaccatatatatatatatatatgtatataaatatactgtGTAAGATGTGCCAAGTATGAATAATACTATCTGATAGAATAATGGATTAATGGTAAAGTTTCAATCTTATGTTGTTTGCTTGTGATTTGTGAATTAAGAAGTCTTGTTGCTTGTTGAACATGGCCCTTTCAGTTGACTCTGTCAATCTTGTATGCATTTGGTTTTTGGGATTTATGTTGTAGATGACATGAGATGATCTTTTTGGCTGATAATGCACTTATATGTATTCCTGGTGTAGTTGTATTGCTCCTATTGTTTGTGCAATGGGAATACTGTAATAGCTACTAGGTGTTGATTCTTCAGTCCCACTTGTTCTGTTTTCTGGAgtagtttatttcttttattcttcaCCGACGCACATACCANNNNNNNNNNNNNNNNNNNNNNNNNNNNNNNNNNNNNNNNNNNNNNNNNNNNNNNNNNNNNNNNNNNNNNNNNNNNNNNNNNNNNNNNNNNNNNNNNNNNAATGCTATACTATCTTTCTGTTTCAGTGATATGAAAAACCTGATTGGCGAGGCTTCTTGCCGGATTTGTGAAGAGAGCTTCAGCACCACCATAACAGGTTTACATTTTGCCCCTCCTGCTGAGAAGTTTGGTTAGCTCTTCGTTCATGTTTATTTTCTGGAAACTTACTTAACCTGGTCTTACTTTATGCAGCTCTAACAGAGGCCATTGACATGTGAGTTAATCAAGAAAGCATTGTATATACTCTTTTGAGCAATTTTACTCCAGTTTCATCACTGTCAAGTTGTTCCGTGTTGTGTTGTGCAGATATAGCGAATGGATTGACGAGTGTGAACGCGTCAACACTGTGGAAGACGAAGATGATGGATAGTTTCTCCTCCTGACTTCAGTTTGTTTGGGACGTTCTTAGCTAATCTTATATGTGCCTGAAGTCAATTGGGAGCTTTTAATGGTGGAGTCTGCTGTATCCTAGACACTATATCTATTGTGTGTATAGTTTAGCAGAAGTGATGCCAcctaatattaatatcatgtttttaatttgtaccaaaataaattaccCAATAGTTTACTCTGTGATCGAAAATTGACGCTGTGCttagaaaatcaaaatgaaaatctCGAATTTTGACCTTTGTCATTTTATGCTagtataaacaaataattcatcaatttaaaatatgatttatgtTCAATTAAGGTGCTCATCTTGTATAGCAAACCTGAACACGagcacaataaaaaaaagaaaaaaagaaaagggaatGCACGCAcgcaattaataataatttacttCAGTGATGGGGTCAAACTGAAACTACTAAGCCTTTAAACTTGATAAATCTAATTTGTTGTCATTTGTCAAATTAATAAAGACctggataatttttttaacaaatatagGCACCGGATATGGAACTTTCAACATCCCACTCCAATTTAATCCTTCGGactatatcaatttattttatatgatcggaattttgggaatatttagttatgttctagaataaaaataatatcaaatttgcagttaattaatttacagtCATTTATAACATGATTCGTTTAGATGATGCTTGGGCTTTGTCGACTAGTCAATAGGAAGATTTGAGATATTATTCAACAATTTTGGTTTAGTAATAACAAGTCCTATCTCACAATCCtttgtacttcctccgttttCAAAATATTGTCTCACTTTAATCcggcacaagatttaagaaatactccctccatcccagtttaagagtcacattttgaattttccatatttgatcatactccctccgtccacaaataatagatctattgttgttcggcactggttttaatgtagaattggtaaagtaagagagatgatagaaaaagtaggtaaagtaaaagagatagggagaaaaagtgagtaaagtaaaagagagggaagaaaaagtgggaaaagtgtgagagataaactttccatttttagaaagtgatctattttttgtggacggagggagtacaattttaccccattattcatcaaaattacataaaaatgtcattagctacattaaaataaaccaaaacaaaaataaaaaaccaaaaagtcaaaaagggacccaccttcaaccaactcacttcatttattacacactccaccatctcacttcattaattacacactccaccaatttcttaaaacctgtgtcataactaaatggCACTCCTAatgtaggacggagggagtataatgaaaaattgagttgaaaaagttagtagaacgtgagtcatatttttatatattagttttataataaaatgtgagtaggaatgagttagtagaatatgaggtccactacaaaaaatgataaaaagtgaaatgaaacaaattttgtgggacagacgaaaatggaaaaatggaacaaactttcagagacggagggagtactattttattagtaatatagtATGACCATGTGTAATGATAAAATGTAAACTCTAAATTATGATCTGGACTATTaggaaatgtcaacaaatggcaaaataacatcaacagaaaatgtcagCACAACGTCAACACATTgacaacacaatgtcaaccgttgacactgtgttgacacATTCTGTTAAtgtattttgtcatctgttaaCATTTTATAATGGTTCGGATCacagttttgaatttgtaccatatttagagtttgcatttgattacatcttGTATGACCATAGACTGATTTAATTCAGTAATTAGTTAATGaaaatactttaatattttaggaAGACGAAGCTAGGAAATAATCAAAAGAgggacaaaaatatataaagagaaaattttgaagaatcCAATAAGGAACATTTAGGGAATAAATGGTGTAAATTAACAAAGCGTGCGTATAGATATGTAGTATAATGTAAGGGTGTATTAGGGTCCTCACacctctttaattttaattgtgattctactattttttttaatattaaaaaatttaaaaataatcgaatcacaattaaaattaaatttagctactagttattttgataattaaatttatagatttaatttttgtgattaatatatttaataattttatactttttttattttctaaaagtttaagaaagagaaagatgatttggcaaaaagtgattgaaaaagtgaagtgagaaATATTGTTTAAGACATTCAaactataagaaaatatacCATATCCAATACTAGATAGAgacagaaaaaatattatatctaGTATCTAGATATCCTATTTTATGAAAGTCCAAAAATACCCTCAAAGCATTAAGACAcatttttatggaaaattgtGATGAATAGTGAAAAGGTGCGACCTATGTGATTACCCCTTAATCCAGAGAGACTACTCATAacgtttttaaaattaaaggaCAACTAGTGTGCAAAACTGAAAGTTGGGACTATTTGCGCAGTTCACAATATAAGAAGTACattgtggatttatttatgCTAAATGAAAGAAACTAATTAATCAGaatttcacaattaaaatctcAAAGGACAACTAGTGTGCAAAACTCAAAAGTTGGGACTATTTGCCCGGTTCACGATATAAGAAATACATTGTGAATCTATGCTAATCAGAATTTCACAAATTCCCTTATATCGGTGGTTTTTCCTTgttctaaaattattaatttattagtcaAATAAAGCAGGCGGGTTACGAGCACTGGCTTGGACGTTCATCGACTTCTAACTTCTGTATTTCGACGGTAAAAGTTTGAATTGATTGGCGGCGGAATTCCATGGGTCGACCTCCGAGTAACGGCGGTCCCTCCTTCCGCTTTAATCCGGTCGAGGTTTCTCGCTAAACCCTCATTCTCTCTAACAATCGATCTTCAATTTGTTCCTTTCTCCCTTTCTTTTCCAGCTAACTGATTTCATATCACTATTTTGTTGGGATttatctttcaattttatcttaagctTCACCAATATGCCTCACTGCTTCCTAATTTTAAAGACTTTAATATAAACAATTCTGTATTCTGGTGGATATATGGTTTGTATTTGCCCAATTTTTGAGGTGTGCTTTGTTAATTGGATTATTTTGTAGCAGTTTTTGGGTAAATTTAGTTAATTCCATAATGTTCATGCTCTTACATTGACAACGTGCACTACGATTTTCTTGAGAGGCCTCTGTTTAGCTGTTTAGCTGAGAAAGAAGACTAATTTGTGGGATGTGTGCTTCATTGAAAACGCATAGAATGTATCTAGCATAGCTTATTGCAATGGTTTTAGGGATATGAAAGACAaatggtgtttttttttgggcTTCATATATGTGACCTAATTGTTTTTATGTCAAAAGGTTGGAGAAATGGAGGCTATTTTGCAAGCTCACAATTATACAGTGCCTTCGCGTGAGATACTTGAGGCTCTTGCTCAACGGTTCAGGTACACTTCTGAGGGCTGagaattcaatttattaattgatgcTGACTGCTTTAGTGTCTAAAAACTgagttgttttattttagtaacTCTGCTGATAGAGCTGGAAAGGTCG is drawn from Salvia hispanica cultivar TCC Black 2014 chromosome 6, UniMelb_Shisp_WGS_1.0, whole genome shotgun sequence and contains these coding sequences:
- the LOC125197490 gene encoding transcription elongation factor 1 homolog isoform X2, encoding MGKRKSSAKPPPRKRMDKLDTVFSCPFCNHGTSVECRIDMKNLIGEASCRICEESFSTTITDIANGLTSVNASTLWKTKMMDSFSS
- the LOC125197490 gene encoding transcription elongation factor 1 homolog isoform X1, which translates into the protein MGKRKSSAKPPPRKRMDKLDTVFSCPFCNHGTSVECRIDMKNLIGEASCRICEESFSTTITALTEAIDIYSEWIDECERVNTVEDEDDG